The following coding sequences lie in one Alosa alosa isolate M-15738 ecotype Scorff River chromosome 21, AALO_Geno_1.1, whole genome shotgun sequence genomic window:
- the LOC125286522 gene encoding THAP domain-containing protein 3-like — MPDFCAAFGCSNERNEKTKKQGITFHRFPNDKLRRNAWKAAVRRKEFEPTHRTVLCSFHFKPEDFDRTGQTVRIKEGVIPSIFKFPDRLSKLPRSTSSSRTSNKAATECPGPGSGRPTDRGLGELDLSERSISLPSTSRSHRTSKATEFPPPQSCTPVRGLSEVSISLYSTSRSSRTSKAEFLPPQSCTPVRGLRPIDLSEESISDHDYALDPAKAKQKLAEYQKEVEKLRRQLRNARDRERRHKKTVNSLLKVLKGKNILTKELLKNLRTSYQRKV; from the exons ATGCCAGACTTTTGTGCTGCCTTTGGATGTTCCAATGAAAGGaatgagaaaacaaaaaaacaaggaaTAACATTTCACAG ATTCCCAAACGATAAATTGAGGCGAAATGCATGGAAAGCAGCAGTGAGGAGGAAGGAGTTTGAGCCAACACACCGTACAGTGCTTTGCAGCTTTCATTTTAAACCTGAGGATTTTGACAGGACTGGACAGACAGTCCGTATAAAGGAAGGAGTGATCCCATCTATTTTTAAGTTTCCTGATCGTCTTTCCAAA CTACCTAGGTCTACATCATCaagcaggacatcaaacaaGGCAGCTACAGAATGTCCAGGTCCAGGGtcaggtaggcctactgacagaGGACTTGGAGAACTCGACCTCAGTGAGAGATCAATCTCT CTACCTAGTACATCCAGGTCACACAGGACATCAAAGGCTACAGAATTCCCACCTCCACAGTCCTGTACACCTGTCCGAGGACTCAGTGAGGTGTCAATCTCA CTATATAGTACATCCAGGTCAAGCAGGACATCAAAGGCAGAATTTCTACCTCCACAGTCCTGTACACCTGTCCGAGGACTTAGACCAATCGACCTCAGTGAGGAGTCCATCTCA GATCATGATTATGCCTTGGACCCAGCTAAAGCAAAACAGAAGCTAGCTGAGTATCAGAAGGAGGTGGAAAAATTACGACGGCAATTAAGAAATGCCAGGGACAGGGAAAGAAGACATAAGAAGACTGTGAACTCCttgttaaaggttttaaaaggcAAAAATATATTAACAAAGGAACTGCTGAAAAACTTGAGGACTTCATATCAGAGAAAAGTTTAG